The Fimbriimonadaceae bacterium nucleotide sequence TGCCGCGTCTGCCCCGACCGCAGGTCGGTCGCCCAGATGTCGATCGTCACCTCGACGCTCGTCCGCCCGGCGAAGCTGACGTGGCCCTTCAACGTCACCAACTCCCCCACCTCGATCGGCTCGTGGAAATCGACCCGGTCAAAGGCGGCCGTGACGCAGACCCGCCCTGCGAACTTCTGCGCCGTCGCCGAGGCGGTGAGGTCGATCAAAGAGAGGACCGAACCGCCGAACACCTTCCCCAAGATGTTCGCGTCCGTCGGGGTCATGATCTGGGCGAGCGTGGTATGGGTCTCCGCGACCCGCTTCGCGAGAGGGGCCTCGCTCACGCCGCCGCTATGATCCTCGCGAAGGTCTGCGCGTCGAGCGACGCACCGCCGACCAAGCCGCCGTCGATCTCCGTTTGTGAGAACAGAGCCCCGGCGTTATCCGGCTTGACACTCCCGCCATAAAGGACGCGGCAGGCGCCCGGGGCCGCATCCCCCGCCGCGCGCGCCACCGCCTTCCGGACGACGCCGCAAACGCGGTTTGCCTCGTCCGGGCCGCACGTCTTGCCCGTGCCTATGGCCCAGACAGGCTCATAGGCCAGCACCATCCGGGCCACATCCGTCGGCTCGATGTCCTGCAGGGCTCGCGCCACTTGGCCCTGCACCACCGCATCGGTCCGCCCTTCTTCGCGCTCGGCCTCGGTCTCGCCGACGCAGACGATGGGGACAAGGCCGTGCCGCAGGCACGCCCGGGCTTTCAGGTTCACAGTCTCGTCGGTCTCCGCGAAAGCGGCGACCTGGCTCGCGGGGAGGTCGGCCGAGCCGAAGCGGCCGCGCGTCTCCGAGTGGCCAAGGACACAATGCGTCGCTCCCGCCGCCTTCAGCATGGCCGCGCTCACCTGGCTCGTGTAGGCGCCTTCGTCCAGCCAGAAGGCGTCCTGGCCGGCGACCCCTACCTTGGTCCCTGCGCAGGCTTCGACCGTCGCGGGCAGCGCCAGGTACGGCGGGCATAAGACCACGTCCGCATCGCCGGAAAGAAGCGGAAGAAGCGCCGCGACCATGTCCCGCGCCTCGCCTGCGCTCTTGTACATCTTCCAATTGCCGGCGACGAGTTTCTTGCGCATCACGCCCGCACGATGGTCGGCTCGACCACGATTTCAACCTTGCCCCGGATCGCGTTCGTGATGATGCAGTAGGCGTCCGCCTTGTGCGCCATGTCCTCGGCCATCTTCACCTGGTCGTCCGTGGCCTCCGCCGCCAGCTTGATCGTGGGGCGGACGGTGACCTTCGTATACGTGAAGTTCGGACCGTTCTCCTCGACCTCGCCCACCGCCTTTACGTCAAGCCCGACGTAGGGCAGCTTGCGGTTGACCGCGATGATGCCGAACGTGATCGAATAGCACGCGGTGACCGCCGCCGTGAGGAGCTCCTCCGGATTGGTCCCCGCGCCGCCTTCGCTTCCGCCATATTCCGGCGGGACGGAAAGGTCAATATCCACCTTCGTCCTGTCTGCGTGGACCCGCCCGCTCCCGTCTCGCCCCCCGTGCCATTCCAGCGACACCGGATATTCGTGCATCTTCGCCATCAAGGCTATTCTGGCAGGCAGGGTCGAGTGGCCGGGTCGGCGAGCCAGGGCCGATTGGGGCCCATGGCGGCGCGAGCCTGGGAAACCCAGCCGGAACGCCGCGTATTACAGAATTGAGGCAGCTTGGTCTGGACGCTTTATTACGACGGGGAATGCAACCTTTGCCACGGGTCACAGCTTCGAGTGGTCCAGTGGGCTAAGGCGGCTGGCCAACCCATCGAGACCGAAATCCTGCAGGCCCCCGAAGCGGTGGAGAAAGGCTATGGCGGGAACATGGTGCTGGAGGCCGGACAGGTCTTCCACGGCCATCGGGCGTGGTTGAAGCTGATGGAGGTCGCGCCGTGGTATTTGCGCTGGGTCTCGGCGGTAGGCCGTTTCCCCCTGCTTGAGCCGTTCTTCGCGCTGG carries:
- a CDS encoding DUF393 domain-containing protein codes for the protein MVWTLYYDGECNLCHGSQLRVVQWAKAAGQPIETEILQAPEAVEKGYGGNMVLEAGQVFHGHRAWLKLMEVAPWYLRWVSAVGRFPLLEPFFALGYGLVARYRKKWFGKRACPLPQRPPKSGGGHSPS
- a CDS encoding acyl-CoA thioesterase: MSEAPLAKRVAETHTTLAQIMTPTDANILGKVFGGSVLSLIDLTASATAQKFAGRVCVTAAFDRVDFHEPIEVGELVTLKGHVSFAGRTSVEVTIDIWATDLRSGQTRHTNTARVTMVAIEDGRPVPVPKLICETREEKAAFLLGRLRRGYRDRRRQEHEEMTGRLDTASDAELDAMLAEGL
- the tpiA gene encoding triose-phosphate isomerase; translated protein: MRKKLVAGNWKMYKSAGEARDMVAALLPLLSGDADVVLCPPYLALPATVEACAGTKVGVAGQDAFWLDEGAYTSQVSAAMLKAAGATHCVLGHSETRGRFGSADLPASQVAAFAETDETVNLKARACLRHGLVPIVCVGETEAEREEGRTDAVVQGQVARALQDIEPTDVARMVLAYEPVWAIGTGKTCGPDEANRVCGVVRKAVARAAGDAAPGACRVLYGGSVKPDNAGALFSQTEIDGGLVGGASLDAQTFARIIAAA
- a CDS encoding OsmC family protein, translating into MAKMHEYPVSLEWHGGRDGSGRVHADRTKVDIDLSVPPEYGGSEGGAGTNPEELLTAAVTACYSITFGIIAVNRKLPYVGLDVKAVGEVEENGPNFTYTKVTVRPTIKLAAEATDDQVKMAEDMAHKADAYCIITNAIRGKVEIVVEPTIVRA